In Culex pipiens pallens isolate TS unplaced genomic scaffold, TS_CPP_V2 Cpp_Un0284, whole genome shotgun sequence, one DNA window encodes the following:
- the LOC120432117 gene encoding 40S ribosomal protein S20-like: KSCKKAATRKDIEKAATLHRNRVTLILRNVRSLEKVCADLISGAEKQKLRVKGPVRMPTKILRITTRLAVMVPKRSLPDQGHHRRPFSVLRTFVVNGH; encoded by the coding sequence AAATCGTGCAAAAAGGCCGCCACTAGAAAGGACATCGAAAAGGCCGCGACCCTTCACCGGAACCGCGTCACGCTGATCTTGCGCAATGTCCGCAGCCTGGAGAAGGTGTGCGCTGACCTGATCAGCGGCGCCGAGAAGCAGAAGCTGCGCGTTAAGGGCCCGGTTCGCATGCCAACTAAGATCCTGCGTATTACGACCCGCCTTGCGGTGATGGTTCCAAAAAGATCGCTTCCAGATCAAGGTCACCATCGCCGACccttcagtgtcttgcgaaccttcgtggtgaacggacactag